In one window of Onychomys torridus chromosome 5, mOncTor1.1, whole genome shotgun sequence DNA:
- the LOC118584037 gene encoding tubulin beta-2B chain yields the protein MREIVHIQAGQCGNQIGAKFWEVISDEHGIDPTGSYHGDSDLQLERINVYYNEATGNKYVPRAILVDLEPGTMDSVRSGPFGQIFRPDNFVFGQSGAGNNWAKGHYTEGAELVDSVLDVVRKESESCDCLQGFQLTHSLGGGTGSGMGTLLISKIREEYPDRIMNTFSVMPSPKVSDTVVEPYNATLSVHQLVENTDETYCIDNEALYDICFRTLKLTTPTYGDLNHLVSATMSGVTTCLRFPGQLNADLRKLAVNMVPFPRLHFFMPGFAPLTSRGSQQYRALTVPELTQQMFDSKNMMAACDPRHGRYLTVAAIFRGRMSMKEVDEQMLNVQNKNSSYFVEWIPNNVKTAVCDIPPRGLKMSATFIGNSTAIQELFKRISEQFTAMFRRKAFLHWYTGEGMDEMEFTEAESNMNDLVSEYQQYQDATADEQGEFEEEEGEDEA from the exons ATGCGAGAGATCGTGCACATCCAGGCGGGCCAGTGCGGCAACCAGATCGGCGCTAAG TTTTGGGAGGTCATCAGTGATGAGCACGGTATCGACCCCACTGGCAGTTACCATGGAGACAGTGATTTGCAGCTGGAAAGAATCAATGTATACTACAATGAAGCCACTG GTAATAAATATGTACCTAGGGCCATCCTGGTGGACCTGGAGCCGGGCACAATGGACTCAGTCAGGTCTGGGCCATTTGGGCAGATTTTCAGGCCAGACAACTTCGTGTTTG GCCAGAGTGGTGCAGGAAATAACTGGGCAAAGGGCCACTACACAGAGGGCGCTGAGCTGGTGGACTCCGTCCTGGATGTAGTGAGGAAGGAGTCTGAAAGCTGTGACTGTCTCCAGGGCTTCCAGCTGACCCACTCACTGGGGGGAGGCACTGGCTCAGGCATGGGGACCCTGCTCATCAGCAAGATCCGAGAGGAGTACCCAGACCGAATCATGAACACCTTCAGTGTCATGCCCTCACCCAAGGTCTCTGACACTGTGGTGGAGCCCTATAATGCCACCCTCTCTGTGCACCAGCTGGTAGAGAACACAGATGAAACCTATTGTATCGACAACGAGGCCCTGTATGACATCTGCTTCCGCACCCTCAAGCTGACCACACCCACATATGGCGACCTCAACCACCTGGTGTCAGCCACCATGAGTGGGGTGACCACCTGCCTGCGCTTCCCAGGCCAGCTGAATGCAGACCTGCGCAAGCTGGCTGTGAACATGGTGCCCTTCCCACGCCTGCACTTCTTCATGCCAGGCTTCGCACCTCTGACCAGCAGAGGCAGCCAGCAGTACCGAGCCCTGACGGTGCCTGAGCTCACTCAGCAGATGTTCGACTCCAAGAATATGATGGCCGCCTGCGACCCACGCCATGGCCGCTACCTGACTGTGGCCGCCATCTTCCGTGGCCGCATGTCCATGAAGGAGGTGGATGAGCAGATGCTCAACGTGCAGAACAAGAACAGCAGCTACTTCGTGGAGTGGATCCCCAACAACGTGAAGACGGCCGTGTGTGACATCCCTCCTCGAGGCCTCAAGATGTCAGCCACCTTCATCGGCAACAGCACCGCCATCCAGGAGCTGTTTAAGCGCATCTCGGAGCAGTTCACTGCCATGTTCCGACGCAAGGCCTTCCTGCACTGGTACACGGGTGAAGGCATGGACGAGATGGAGTTCACCGAGGCAGAGAGCAACATGAATGACCTGGTGTCTGAATACCAGCAGTACCAGGATGCCACGGCTGATGAGCAGGGCGAGTTCGAGGAGGAGGAGGGCGAGGATGAGGCTTGA